From Roseburia hominis, the proteins below share one genomic window:
- a CDS encoding efflux RND transporter permease subunit, producing MSKYCVKKPFTVLVGVVMVLVLGFISFTKITTDLLPTITLPYVVAITTYPGATPEKVESSVTEILESSLGTVNGVENVTSTSSENFSMVMLEFEDDTNMDSAMVKLSTAVEQLKDALPEEAGSPMLMEISPDMLPTMMVSMDYEGKDIKELSRFAEDTLIPYLERQEGVASVTATGLTEEKVELRLNQSKIDNVNDRLLAKLDSTFAEAKATLDEKEGQLNAAAGEIKNGKKKLADEQDATYDELAKYSQMLDEAVATSAAYQAQVNGLKANQAALQAEKKIYEEQLKLVYDQINEALKDLCSKNPELGDTQLDISDILADTSQETFEKIRAALEEMIKAQPDDPKLGELLENFTWENLAKLEQVVFIRVPQINTELANLNTEILASQAVLDQVNQQVAVAKSNYTSVEKGKLTAAAAFGAASAQLAAGESQITSAQAQLDVARKQYEDARKTALESANIDALVDMNTLSKLIYAQNFEMPAGYIKEGESQIMLKIGDEFDSIDELKNTLLCNLEGVGDVRLGDVADVSIVDNADESYAKINGNDAVMLSIMKSSTAGTSDVSKALNRALEDLEEEYDGLRFVPMMDQGDYIKLIVDSVLQNLIVGAVLAIIILALFLKDVKPTVVVAFSIPLSVLFAIVLMYFSDVTLNIISLSGLALGVGMLVDNSIVVIENIYRLRSEGVPAPKAAVLGAKQVAGAIFASTLTTICVFLPIVFTEGMTRELFTDMGLTIAYSLLASLVVALTFVPSMSATVLRKSKEKQHPLFDKVMVLYEKVLRFCLRVKVVPLGLSIALLVVAVWGTARMGMEMIPSMSSDSINVSVQMNEELDQESIYKKADELLEAMTELEGVETVGVMSGGSTVSMASMTGGSASSGEKQTQFTFYALLDEEHANDGDAISKKITKLGEGKDEEYELEAAASGMDMSALGGSGMQIDIQGEDLDTLLAISEDVMEILGKVDGFEEITNGQEEGDVGIKLALDKDAAMRNGLTVAQIYSELAGKLKTEAKATNLTLDGNDYQVLIVDEANPLTVQNLLEYEFETTKKDEEGNDVKETHKLKEFATTEDANSIASIRRDNQARQMSVTAVTKEGYNTTLLGREVEKLLDEYQVAEGYTVEMAGEVMNVQETMIDLIQMIALAIAFIYMIMVAQFQSLLSPFIVLFTIPLAFTGGLLALWGTGQTLSMVAMMGFLVLAGVVVNNGIVFVDYVNQLRLAGRGKREALVETGKTRMRPILMTALTTILAMSTLAFDQEMTAAMSKGMATVTIGGLTYATFMTLFIVPVLYDIFFRRELKVVDVDSDVDTDEENIVLAIDQSFAEAADQAMDKDVGEKEIGEIPELEAEDAEPVRDEEIRFPIDEE from the coding sequence ATGTCAAAATATTGCGTGAAGAAACCGTTTACCGTGCTGGTGGGCGTTGTGATGGTACTGGTGCTTGGATTCATCAGTTTTACGAAGATTACGACCGATCTGCTGCCCACGATCACCCTGCCCTATGTGGTGGCAATCACTACATATCCGGGAGCGACGCCCGAAAAAGTGGAGAGTTCTGTGACCGAGATTCTGGAGAGTTCTCTTGGAACGGTAAATGGCGTGGAGAATGTGACCAGTACGTCCTCTGAGAATTTCAGTATGGTCATGTTGGAATTTGAGGACGATACGAATATGGATAGTGCCATGGTGAAGCTGTCGACGGCGGTGGAGCAGTTGAAAGATGCGCTGCCTGAGGAGGCGGGATCCCCGATGTTGATGGAGATTTCACCTGATATGCTGCCGACCATGATGGTGAGCATGGATTATGAGGGAAAGGATATCAAGGAACTGAGCCGTTTTGCAGAAGATACGCTGATTCCCTATCTGGAACGGCAGGAGGGCGTGGCCAGCGTGACGGCTACGGGGCTTACTGAGGAGAAGGTTGAACTGCGCCTGAATCAGAGTAAGATCGATAATGTAAACGACCGGCTTCTTGCCAAGCTGGACAGTACCTTTGCCGAGGCGAAGGCAACCTTAGATGAAAAAGAAGGGCAGCTAAATGCGGCGGCAGGCGAGATAAAAAATGGAAAGAAGAAGCTGGCAGACGAGCAGGACGCTACCTATGACGAGCTGGCAAAATATAGTCAGATGCTTGATGAGGCAGTTGCAACGTCGGCGGCCTATCAGGCGCAGGTAAATGGCCTTAAGGCCAACCAGGCGGCGCTCCAGGCGGAGAAGAAGATCTATGAAGAGCAACTTAAGCTGGTATATGATCAGATTAACGAAGCCCTGAAAGATTTGTGCTCAAAGAATCCGGAGCTGGGGGATACGCAGCTTGATATTTCAGATATTCTGGCAGATACGAGCCAGGAGACCTTTGAGAAGATCCGTGCAGCTCTGGAAGAGATGATTAAGGCGCAGCCGGACGATCCAAAGCTGGGTGAATTGCTGGAGAATTTTACCTGGGAGAACCTTGCAAAACTGGAACAAGTCGTATTTATCCGGGTTCCGCAGATCAATACCGAGCTTGCCAATTTGAATACAGAGATTCTGGCTTCACAGGCGGTTCTGGATCAGGTCAACCAGCAGGTGGCTGTGGCGAAGAGTAACTATACCTCTGTGGAGAAAGGGAAACTTACCGCTGCCGCAGCATTTGGGGCGGCGAGTGCCCAGCTTGCGGCGGGAGAGAGCCAGATCACTTCGGCCCAGGCCCAGCTTGATGTGGCGCGTAAGCAGTATGAGGACGCCCGCAAGACCGCTTTGGAGAGTGCGAATATCGACGCACTTGTGGATATGAATACCCTGTCCAAGCTCATTTACGCACAGAATTTTGAGATGCCTGCCGGATATATCAAGGAAGGCGAGAGCCAGATCATGCTGAAAATCGGAGATGAGTTTGACTCTATTGATGAGCTGAAGAACACCCTGCTCTGCAATCTTGAGGGCGTTGGCGACGTGCGTCTGGGTGATGTGGCGGACGTATCTATCGTGGACAATGCAGATGAGAGCTATGCGAAGATCAATGGGAATGATGCGGTCATGCTCAGTATCATGAAGTCTTCGACAGCGGGCACATCAGATGTGTCTAAGGCGCTGAACCGGGCGCTTGAGGATCTGGAAGAAGAGTACGATGGCCTCCGGTTCGTACCGATGATGGATCAGGGAGACTATATCAAGCTGATCGTCGATTCCGTGCTGCAGAACCTGATTGTGGGAGCTGTCCTGGCGATTATTATTTTGGCCTTGTTCTTAAAAGATGTAAAACCGACGGTAGTTGTGGCTTTCAGTATCCCGCTTAGTGTGCTGTTTGCCATTGTGCTGATGTATTTTTCAGATGTGACACTGAATATTATTTCTCTGTCCGGCCTGGCGCTGGGCGTGGGTATGCTGGTGGATAACTCCATCGTTGTCATTGAGAATATTTACCGTCTGCGAAGCGAGGGAGTTCCGGCCCCGAAGGCGGCGGTGCTCGGCGCGAAACAGGTGGCAGGAGCGATTTTTGCCTCCACGCTTACGACGATCTGTGTATTCCTTCCGATCGTGTTCACGGAAGGTATGACAAGGGAGCTGTTTACGGATATGGGCCTTACCATTGCCTATTCCCTGCTTGCGAGTCTTGTGGTGGCGCTGACCTTTGTTCCGTCTATGAGTGCGACCGTCCTGAGAAAGAGTAAAGAAAAACAGCACCCGCTTTTTGATAAGGTGATGGTACTTTATGAGAAGGTGCTGCGTTTCTGCCTGCGGGTGAAGGTGGTGCCGCTGGGACTTTCGATTGCCCTTCTCGTAGTGGCCGTATGGGGAACAGCCCGCATGGGAATGGAGATGATTCCCAGTATGAGCAGTGATTCGATCAATGTCTCTGTACAGATGAATGAGGAGCTGGATCAGGAGAGTATTTACAAGAAAGCAGATGAGCTTCTGGAAGCTATGACAGAGCTTGAGGGCGTTGAGACGGTGGGCGTCATGTCCGGCGGAAGTACCGTCAGCATGGCGTCTATGACAGGGGGAAGTGCATCTTCCGGGGAGAAGCAGACCCAGTTTACCTTCTATGCACTCTTAGATGAGGAGCATGCCAATGACGGAGATGCGATTTCCAAGAAGATCACGAAGCTGGGAGAAGGAAAAGATGAGGAGTATGAGCTGGAGGCAGCCGCTTCTGGTATGGATATGTCGGCGCTTGGCGGCAGTGGAATGCAGATCGATATTCAGGGAGAGGATCTGGACACCTTACTTGCGATCAGTGAAGATGTGATGGAAATACTCGGAAAAGTGGACGGCTTTGAGGAGATCACCAATGGACAGGAAGAGGGCGATGTGGGAATCAAGCTGGCCCTTGATAAAGACGCGGCCATGAGAAATGGTCTGACGGTGGCGCAGATTTACAGTGAGCTTGCCGGCAAATTAAAGACCGAGGCGAAGGCCACGAATCTGACTCTTGATGGAAATGACTATCAGGTGCTGATCGTCGATGAAGCGAATCCTCTCACAGTGCAGAACCTGTTGGAATATGAGTTCGAGACGACGAAGAAAGATGAAGAGGGAAACGATGTCAAGGAAACGCACAAATTAAAAGAGTTTGCGACGACCGAGGACGCGAACAGTATTGCTTCAATACGGAGAGACAACCAGGCCCGGCAGATGTCGGTGACGGCAGTTACAAAGGAGGGCTACAATACGACCCTTCTGGGACGTGAGGTGGAGAAGCTTCTTGACGAGTATCAGGTGGCGGAGGGTTATACGGTGGAGATGGCCGGAGAGGTCATGAATGTCCAGGAGACGATGATCGACCTGATTCAGATGATCGCCCTCGCGATTGCGTTCATTTATATGATCATGGTGGCGCAGTTCCAGAGCCTGCTGTCGCCGTTTATCGTACTGTTCACCATACCGCTTGCATTTACAGGAGGGCTTCTGGCGCTCTGGGGAACCGGACAGACCCTGTCTATGGTCGCTATGATGGGATTTTTGGTGTTGGCAGGCGTGGTCGTAAATAATGGTATTGTATTTGTGGATTATGTGAATCAGCTCCGGCTTGCCGGGCGCGGGAAAAGGGAAGCACTGGTAGAGACCGGAAAGACTCGTATGCGTCCGATTTTGATGACGGCTCTTACGACGATCCTTGCTATGTCTACGCTGGCGTTTGATCAGGAGATGACAGCCGCGATGAGTAAAGGCATGGCGACGGTCACCATCGGAGGACTGACCTACGCCACTTTCATGACCCTCTTTATTGTGCCGGTGCTCTACGACATTTTCTTTAGACGTGAGCTCAAGGTGGTCGACGTGGATTCCGATGTGGATACGGACGAGGAAAATATCGTGCTGGCGATTGACCAGTCCTTTGCCGAGGCGGCGGATCAGGCTATGGATAAGGACGTGGGGGAGAAAGAAATTGGAGAGATTCCGGAACTTGAAGCGGAAGATGCAGAGCCGGTGCGTGATGAGGAGATTCGATTCCCTATAGATGAGGAATAG
- a CDS encoding IS91 family transposase gives MGYRRHLVLLTSLEVLLLTNSKISQIWHYSYENFSALHHQSGVQEKTSHAILNCKTGKLGCNISQCTVCGHTQVHHNSCRNRNCPNCQAVRMEIWADKRRAEVIDTPYFHVVFTLPHELNSLIYCNQKLLYNLLHRCSAETLLELSQNQRYLGATPGIIQVLHTWNQELDYHVHMHCIVSGGGLTADQKIRKSKGTFFIPVKVLRDKFKGKYLAHLENYYRNRMLSFSSSCKELQNSYCWKEWKNNLYEKDWCPYIKETFNGFGNAIEYLGRYTHKIAISNSRILSVTQSETTFSARGIKPGDPKREITLPNTEFIRRFLMHVLPSGFQKIRYYGFLNNRMKSKNLKLIFKLQGYQKFKRQYTDLSIAELLKAVWNYDIRVCSECGCASMEQLGRTYAKPS, from the coding sequence ATGGGGTACAGGCGGCACTTAGTCCTTTTGACCAGTTTGGAGGTGCTCTTGTTGACAAACAGTAAAATTTCCCAAATCTGGCACTATTCCTATGAAAATTTTTCTGCCTTACATCACCAGTCCGGTGTTCAGGAAAAGACTTCTCATGCCATCCTTAACTGTAAAACCGGAAAACTCGGCTGTAACATCAGCCAATGTACAGTCTGTGGACATACGCAAGTCCACCACAATTCCTGCCGGAATCGGAACTGCCCCAACTGCCAGGCTGTACGAATGGAAATCTGGGCAGATAAGCGGAGAGCAGAGGTCATTGACACCCCTTACTTTCATGTGGTGTTCACACTCCCACATGAACTGAACTCCCTGATCTACTGTAATCAGAAACTCCTGTACAATCTTCTGCACAGATGTTCCGCCGAAACACTTCTGGAATTATCCCAAAATCAGAGGTATCTCGGAGCAACGCCCGGCATTATTCAGGTTCTTCACACGTGGAACCAGGAACTGGATTATCATGTGCACATGCATTGTATCGTATCCGGAGGCGGTCTGACTGCTGATCAAAAGATCCGGAAATCCAAAGGGACTTTTTTTATTCCCGTTAAAGTGCTTCGCGATAAATTCAAAGGAAAATATCTTGCCCATCTAGAGAATTATTATCGGAACAGAATGCTGTCCTTTTCCTCTTCCTGTAAAGAACTCCAGAACTCTTACTGTTGGAAAGAATGGAAAAACAATCTATATGAAAAAGACTGGTGTCCTTACATCAAAGAGACGTTCAATGGTTTTGGGAATGCAATCGAATATCTGGGACGATATACCCATAAGATTGCTATTTCCAACAGCAGGATTCTCTCTGTCACACAATCAGAAACCACTTTTTCGGCACGTGGAATAAAACCCGGTGACCCTAAACGGGAAATCACTCTTCCGAACACAGAATTCATCCGAAGATTTCTGATGCATGTACTTCCATCAGGATTCCAAAAAATCCGTTACTATGGTTTCCTAAATAACCGTATGAAATCAAAAAATCTGAAATTGATTTTCAAACTACAAGGATACCAGAAATTCAAGCGACAATATACAGATTTATCTATAGCAGAACTGTTAAAGGCTGTCTGGAATTATGATATCCGTGTCTGTTCGGAATGTGGCTGTGCGAGTATGGAACAACTCGGAAGGACATATGCAAAACCAAGCTAA
- a CDS encoding tyrosine-type recombinase/integrase, whose translation MDKYFNTFREMISLRGLTDHTLSAYCTYIRAYLDYLECFLHKQPEEVTWSELRDFVRWLSYSRNLSDRTINCAISQLRFFTMYVLHKPWDATHLPLRKFDTYIPFVPTREEISGYFSDIPDIKEKTMLVLMYSSGLRLGEVCSLRYEDIDRKQMRIFIRHAKNRSSRYAILSKYALDLLTAYWFQCGKPKNWLFPANRKENAPYSSTSFSNKFVQYRKTFRWNEKLTCHSFRHAFGTHLYENGTDLLTIKELLGHKSLLSTTIYVHLASNGVQAALSPFDQFGGALVDKQ comes from the coding sequence ATGGACAAATATTTCAATACTTTTCGGGAAATGATTTCCCTTCGCGGTCTTACTGACCATACCTTATCTGCTTACTGTACCTACATTCGCGCTTACCTGGACTATCTTGAATGTTTTCTTCATAAACAGCCTGAAGAAGTGACATGGTCAGAACTGCGTGATTTTGTCAGATGGCTTTCATATAGCAGAAACCTGTCTGACCGCACCATTAACTGTGCGATTTCCCAGCTCCGTTTTTTTACCATGTATGTTCTTCATAAGCCCTGGGATGCTACCCACCTCCCCCTACGTAAGTTCGACACTTATATCCCGTTTGTCCCTACAAGAGAAGAAATCTCTGGTTATTTTTCCGATATCCCTGATATAAAAGAAAAAACCATGCTTGTTCTCATGTATTCTTCCGGGCTTCGTCTCGGTGAAGTCTGTTCCCTCCGTTATGAGGATATCGACCGCAAACAGATGAGGATCTTTATCCGGCATGCAAAGAACCGTTCTTCCAGGTACGCTATCCTTTCAAAGTATGCCCTGGATTTACTTACTGCTTATTGGTTCCAATGTGGAAAACCCAAAAACTGGCTTTTCCCTGCGAACCGAAAGGAAAATGCACCCTATAGCTCTACTAGTTTCTCTAATAAATTTGTGCAATACCGCAAAACTTTTCGTTGGAATGAGAAACTCACCTGCCACTCGTTTCGCCATGCTTTTGGCACCCATCTTTATGAAAATGGCACTGACCTGCTCACAATCAAAGAGCTCCTTGGACATAAATCACTGTTATCCACCACTATTTATGTCCATCTTGCCAGTAATGGGGTACAGGCGGCACTTAGTCCTTTTGACCAGTTTGGAGGTGCTCTTGTTGACAAACAGTAA
- a CDS encoding AAA family ATPase: MNHYITEIKIEELRHLSDICIELNRDRRVHLLLTGKNGSGKTTVLRALKKYLSAIADNKLENLEKNYKEGISVDFNETAGLCRAFREGQFILAFYGADRKTGIIKQNGAEDVVLDTSYSLEENPGQVLLKYLVHLKTQQAYARNEGDIETVQMLDQWFERFVSALKVLLDNQSIELRYDYKNYNFEIKEDGRNAFGFDQLSDGYSAAIQIVADLILRMEQNWLKKGILSSYDAEGIVLIDELETHLHIGLQKTILPFLTEFFPGIQFIVSTHSPYILNSVGNCVIYDLENKFRMEDMSGYSAEGIVEGYFEQDSYSDLLLRKVKRYGELVELKNPTDDERAERAVLLMEMKQLSGDLARDARNAFEEIEDRRKRNDKV; this comes from the coding sequence ATGAACCATTATATTACAGAAATTAAAATAGAAGAATTAAGACATTTGTCTGATATTTGCATTGAACTTAATAGGGACAGAAGGGTTCATCTGCTCTTGACAGGAAAAAACGGGTCGGGAAAAACTACGGTTTTAAGAGCACTCAAAAAATATTTATCGGCAATTGCCGATAATAAGTTGGAGAATCTGGAAAAGAATTACAAGGAAGGAATTTCTGTTGATTTTAACGAAACCGCTGGTTTGTGTAGAGCATTTCGGGAAGGGCAGTTTATTCTGGCGTTTTATGGAGCAGACCGAAAGACGGGGATTATAAAGCAAAATGGTGCAGAAGATGTCGTTTTGGATACCAGTTATTCATTGGAGGAGAACCCGGGGCAGGTGCTTCTCAAATATCTGGTACATCTGAAAACGCAACAGGCATATGCAAGGAACGAGGGGGATATCGAAACAGTACAGATGCTGGATCAGTGGTTTGAACGTTTTGTATCCGCTTTAAAGGTATTGCTTGATAATCAGAGTATAGAATTAAGATATGACTATAAGAATTACAATTTTGAAATCAAAGAAGATGGAAGGAATGCTTTTGGTTTTGACCAGCTTTCTGATGGGTATTCCGCAGCTATACAGATTGTTGCAGATTTGATTCTGAGAATGGAGCAGAATTGGCTGAAGAAAGGCATTTTGAGTTCCTATGATGCGGAAGGTATTGTTCTGATTGATGAGCTGGAGACACATTTGCACATAGGCTTACAGAAAACGATATTGCCATTTCTGACGGAGTTCTTTCCAGGAATACAGTTTATCGTGTCGACACATTCCCCATATATTCTGAATTCTGTTGGGAATTGTGTGATTTATGATTTGGAAAATAAGTTCCGTATGGAGGACATGTCAGGGTATTCGGCTGAAGGAATCGTAGAGGGATATTTTGAGCAGGATTCTTATTCGGATCTGCTTTTACGAAAAGTAAAACGATACGGAGAATTGGTGGAATTGAAAAATCCGACAGATGATGAGAGAGCGGAACGAGCTGTATTGTTAATGGAAATGAAGCAACTGTCAGGGGATTTGGCAAGAGATGCGAGAAATGCGTTTGAGGAAATAGAGGATAGAAGGAAGCGGAATGATAAAGTATAG
- a CDS encoding GatB/YqeY domain-containing protein — MSKIDEVRSAMVAAMKAKDKDTKETLSSLLAALKNKAIDKRADLTEEEEVQVIMKEIKQTKETLEMTPADRTDIIEECQKRIAVLEQYAPKLMDEAEIKEVIASVLAALGIETPTAKDKGRIMKELMPKVKGKADGKLVNQVLMSMM, encoded by the coding sequence ATGAGTAAGATTGATGAAGTAAGAAGCGCCATGGTAGCCGCTATGAAGGCAAAGGACAAGGACACAAAAGAGACCTTATCCTCTCTTCTGGCCGCTCTTAAGAACAAAGCGATCGACAAACGCGCCGATCTGACTGAGGAAGAGGAAGTCCAGGTCATCATGAAGGAGATCAAACAGACCAAGGAAACCCTGGAGATGACTCCCGCAGACCGCACAGATATTATTGAAGAATGCCAGAAACGAATCGCCGTTCTGGAACAGTACGCACCGAAGCTGATGGACGAAGCCGAGATCAAAGAAGTGATTGCCTCCGTTCTCGCCGCTCTGGGGATTGAAACGCCCACCGCAAAGGACAAAGGCCGCATCATGAAGGAACTGATGCCGAAGGTAAAAGGGAAAGCCGACGGCAAGCTGGTAAACCAGGTGCTTATGAGTATGATGTAG
- a CDS encoding HNH endonuclease, giving the protein MIKYSRRETPRAKAAIEALKIAKESRGSYNTPEVNAALAELFRGKCYICENKEGVSSYQIEHLVPHRGNPELKYDWNNLFWSCAHCNNIKNAKYEPILDCTKVEADRKIAFRKEGYFGRDEKFEFLALEDSVEVENTVALLYEAYYGSTPQKRLEATNIRRALRRNLSDFKNLIREYDEAEEYDKEDFKYAIRREVEEGAPFAAFKRWLLWDNKEKYRNLIEFCNLADSPAS; this is encoded by the coding sequence ATGATAAAGTATAGTCGTAGGGAAACGCCCAGGGCGAAAGCGGCGATAGAAGCACTAAAGATAGCCAAGGAGAGTAGGGGCAGCTATAATACACCGGAGGTAAATGCGGCTCTTGCCGAGTTGTTTAGGGGTAAATGCTATATTTGTGAAAATAAGGAAGGGGTTTCTTCTTATCAAATCGAGCATCTGGTACCTCATCGAGGTAATCCAGAATTGAAATATGATTGGAATAATCTGTTTTGGTCGTGTGCGCACTGTAATAATATAAAAAATGCTAAATATGAACCAATATTGGATTGTACCAAAGTTGAGGCTGATAGAAAGATTGCATTTCGTAAAGAAGGGTACTTTGGCAGAGATGAGAAGTTTGAGTTCTTGGCTTTGGAGGATAGTGTTGAGGTTGAGAATACAGTTGCTTTATTGTATGAAGCCTATTATGGTTCGACTCCGCAAAAGAGGCTGGAGGCTACCAATATCAGAAGGGCGTTGAGACGAAATTTATCAGATTTTAAGAATTTGATTCGTGAATACGATGAAGCGGAGGAGTATGATAAAGAGGATTTCAAATATGCAATCAGAAGAGAGGTGGAGGAGGGAGCTCCGTTCGCAGCATTCAAACGTTGGTTGTTATGGGATAATAAAGAAAAATATAGAAATTTGATAGAATTTTGCAATCTTGCCGATTCGCCGGCTTCGTAG
- a CDS encoding GNAT family N-acetyltransferase → MSGQFINLTSSNIEKEHLCCAIADKKHQAGVAVKRQWLKERLAEGHVFRKLDEKGKVFIEYAPLEKAWVPVYGEDYLYIYCLWVAGSYKGKGYGKALIEYCINDAKEKKKAGVCVLSSKKKKPFLSEKKFFLKYGFEVVDTVGNDYELLALSFDGKKPRFSESAKEMKIDSDGLTIYYGLQCPYIPDCARQVQEYCTGKDIPLHLIAVDTLEKAKNLPCVFNNWAVFYNGVYETNHLLNETFLKKKFPL, encoded by the coding sequence ATGAGCGGACAATTTATAAATTTAACGAGCAGTAATATAGAAAAAGAGCATTTGTGTTGTGCTATTGCAGACAAAAAACATCAGGCCGGAGTGGCCGTAAAGCGGCAGTGGTTGAAGGAGCGGCTTGCCGAGGGACATGTTTTCCGTAAACTTGACGAAAAAGGAAAAGTATTTATTGAGTATGCTCCTCTGGAGAAGGCATGGGTACCTGTTTATGGAGAGGATTATTTGTATATTTATTGTCTTTGGGTGGCCGGTTCCTACAAAGGGAAAGGCTATGGGAAAGCCCTTATTGAGTATTGCATCAATGATGCGAAAGAAAAGAAGAAAGCAGGAGTATGTGTTCTTAGCTCAAAAAAGAAGAAACCGTTTCTGTCAGAGAAAAAGTTTTTTCTGAAATACGGGTTTGAGGTCGTAGATACAGTGGGAAATGATTATGAACTATTGGCACTGTCATTTGACGGAAAAAAGCCCCGTTTTTCTGAAAGCGCGAAGGAAATGAAGATAGATAGTGACGGACTGACGATATACTATGGTTTGCAATGTCCGTATATTCCGGATTGTGCCAGGCAGGTGCAGGAATACTGTACGGGAAAAGACATACCGTTACATTTAATCGCTGTGGATACTTTGGAAAAAGCAAAAAACCTTCCCTGTGTTTTTAATAACTGGGCCGTTTTTTATAATGGAGTTTATGAAACTAACCATCTTCTGAACGAAACGTTTTTGAAGAAAAAATTTCCATTGTAG
- a CDS encoding 2-dehydropantoate 2-reductase yields MDTDQLKNKKIAVVGIGGVGGYLAGMLIKAFPHVTLVARGGRKESIEKNGLILHSDYHGEIAVQPEKVVDSCRRLEHQDYVFICVKNYSLEEICRDLAESIDENTVVIPVMNGADPGEKTRKLLGKGIVVDSLIYIVAFANADYSITQQGDFANLRIGVRNASAEEEARVKEVAGILGAADIDSKIAEDIEREIWRKYILNCAYNVESAYYDNTIGQLRSDPVKASEYEALVNEAFAVARAKGVQVTGEHVAAIIHRFYFELAENATSSLQRDIRAGRRNELDTFGGYLVREAERLGIEVPVSERMYEGLKTR; encoded by the coding sequence ATGGATACAGATCAGTTAAAAAATAAGAAGATAGCGGTTGTGGGAATCGGCGGAGTGGGCGGTTACCTGGCGGGAATGCTGATCAAGGCATTTCCGCATGTGACGCTGGTCGCCAGAGGCGGGCGAAAAGAATCCATAGAGAAAAACGGGCTGATTCTTCACAGTGATTACCATGGAGAAATCGCTGTGCAACCGGAGAAGGTGGTGGATTCCTGCCGCAGACTAGAACACCAGGACTATGTATTTATCTGCGTGAAGAATTATTCTCTGGAAGAAATCTGCCGGGATCTGGCGGAAAGCATCGATGAGAACACGGTGGTCATTCCGGTGATGAACGGCGCGGACCCGGGAGAAAAGACGAGAAAACTGCTGGGAAAAGGAATCGTGGTGGATTCGTTGATTTATATTGTGGCATTTGCTAATGCAGATTACTCGATTACCCAGCAGGGCGATTTCGCAAATCTCAGAATCGGCGTCAGGAATGCGTCGGCAGAAGAGGAAGCACGTGTGAAAGAGGTCGCCGGGATTTTGGGGGCCGCCGATATTGACAGTAAGATCGCGGAGGATATTGAGCGGGAGATCTGGCGGAAATATATTTTAAATTGTGCCTATAATGTGGAGTCTGCCTATTATGACAATACGATCGGCCAGCTTCGCAGCGATCCGGTCAAGGCGTCGGAGTATGAGGCTCTCGTGAATGAGGCGTTCGCGGTGGCCCGGGCGAAGGGCGTGCAGGTGACTGGGGAGCATGTGGCGGCGATAATCCATCGGTTCTATTTTGAACTTGCAGAGAACGCGACCAGTTCCCTGCAGCGGGATATCAGAGCCGGGCGAAGGAACGAACTGGATACCTTTGGCGGTTATCTGGTGCGGGAGGCGGAGAGGCTTGGAATAGAGGTTCCGGTGTCGGAGCGGATGTATGAAGGGCTAAAGACGCGATAG